Sequence from the Vicinamibacteria bacterium genome:
GCCGACGTTCGCTCGATATCGATCGAGAGCGTGATCTCGACGCCCTCCAGCGGGGAGGACGCCGGTGTGCGCGAGGCGTCGATTCGTTTCTGGAGTCCTCGAAGGTCCGACCCGTTTGCCTGGAGAGCCCATTCGACGTGCTCGCGGCGCATATGAACGACGGGTATCGGCATCCGTTCGGCGCCCACGTCGACCCCGAACGGAACGAGCTCGTCGTCACGCCGGTGACGCGGTCCGTTCACGATAATGGCGCCGAGAGCGCCGTGGCTCGCGGCGACTCGGGTCTTGCGGACGAAGGTAGCGTGCCAGCCCCGCTCGTCGAAACCTCCGGGCGCGTACCGCAACAGGAGAGCGATCTTTCCCCTGACGTCGATCGCCGCATAGTCGTCATAGTCGTGCTCGGGTGCACTCACCCCATATCCGGCGAAAACGACCGCGGCCGACACGTCTCCGGGGGCACTGAACGTCAGAGGCTCGAAATCCACTCCCGGCCCGAGCTCGCGCGTCTGCCCCGACACCCGGAGAACGGCGCGAGGCGGTTTGGCCAGACGGTGCCCGATGGAAACCTGAAACCGCTGGAAGTAGGTGCTCTCGTCCCCGACCGCCGAAAGGCCCAGCGCTTCGAACTGGCCGGCGATATAGC
This genomic interval carries:
- a CDS encoding PA domain-containing protein; translation: MARTAPVFLAAALLAGALNGAERPSRFDRKLLESHVEFLASDELEGRGNGTTGLELAASYIAGQFEALGLSAVGDESTYFQRFQVSIGHRLAKPPRAVLRVSGQTRELGPGVDFEPLTFSAPGDVSAAVVFAGYGVSAPEHDYDDYAAIDVRGKIALLLRYAPGGFDERGWHATFVRKTRVAASHGALGAIIVNGPRHRRDDELVPFGVDVGAERMPIPVVHMRREHVEWALQANGSDLRGLQKRIDASRTPASSPLEGVEITLSIDIERTSA